A window of the Butyricimonas faecalis genome harbors these coding sequences:
- a CDS encoding HhH-GPD family protein, protein MREVMVQYLQHRLLKWFDENHRIFPWREDQATKYQQIVSEILLQRTKAETVAKYYDTFFSKFPDWNALANASLEELEEIMKPLGLYHHRARRLYKLGEDIRRRGGRIPGDENELRDSGFIGLYVTNAFELFILKNRKPLLDVNMSRLLKRYFKPGDFIDVRHDKEIQELANDIIEVRRCKELNWAILDYAALVCKVRNPLCGKCVLNKYCRYYELFQGDVTEKPE, encoded by the coding sequence ATGCGGGAAGTCATGGTTCAATATCTGCAACATCGGTTGTTGAAGTGGTTCGATGAGAATCACCGGATATTCCCGTGGCGAGAAGATCAGGCGACAAAGTACCAGCAAATTGTTTCTGAAATTTTGTTACAGCGCACGAAAGCGGAGACGGTGGCAAAGTACTATGATACGTTTTTCTCTAAATTTCCCGATTGGAACGCTTTGGCGAATGCTTCGCTTGAAGAGTTGGAAGAAATTATGAAACCTTTGGGGTTATATCATCACCGGGCTCGGCGGTTGTATAAATTGGGGGAAGATATTCGCAGACGGGGAGGGAGAATTCCTGGAGATGAGAATGAATTGAGAGATTCCGGCTTTATCGGGTTGTATGTCACCAATGCTTTCGAGTTGTTTATCTTGAAAAATCGCAAACCCTTGTTGGATGTGAATATGTCCCGTTTGCTAAAACGTTATTTTAAACCGGGAGATTTTATTGACGTGCGCCATGATAAAGAGATTCAAGAATTGGCCAACGATATCATCGAGGTGCGTAGGTGTAAGGAGTTGAACTGGGCTATTTTGGATTATGCGGCATTGGTGTGTAAAGTCCGGAATCCGTTATGTGGGAAGTGTGTGTTGAACAAATATTGTAGATATTATGAGTTATTCCAAGGTGACGTGACTGAAAAGCCGGAGTGA